In the genome of Bradyrhizobium arachidis, one region contains:
- a CDS encoding GlsB/YeaQ/YmgE family stress response membrane protein, with amino-acid sequence MGIIWTIIIGFIAGVIAKFIMPGDNEPTGFILTTILGIVGAFVATYLGQALGWYRPGEGAGLVGAVVGAIIVLFVYGLVAGRSRRAI; translated from the coding sequence ATGGGCATCATCTGGACGATCATCATTGGTTTCATCGCAGGGGTCATCGCGAAATTCATCATGCCCGGCGATAACGAGCCGACTGGTTTCATTCTGACCACGATCCTCGGAATCGTAGGAGCGTTCGTGGCCACCTATCTCGGTCAGGCGCTCGGCTGGTATCGGCCCGGCGAAGGAGCGGGGCTAGTCGGCGCCGTTGTCGGTGCGATTATCGTACTGTTCGTTTACGGGCTGGTCGCAGGCAGAAGCCGTCGGGCTATCTAG
- a CDS encoding CopG family transcriptional regulator, translating to MADNVRELRPKPPDTEKITINIGYVDLGHVDLMVQEGFYSNRTDFIRTAIRNQLERHGDVVKQSTARKSLDLGLRNYTRQDLEAAQRAGEMLHINVLGLATIDHDVTPDLARATIASVSVLGALHATPAVKAALADRTR from the coding sequence ATGGCTGACAATGTCCGCGAACTCCGGCCGAAGCCCCCGGACACCGAGAAGATCACGATCAACATCGGTTACGTCGATCTCGGTCATGTCGATCTGATGGTGCAGGAGGGGTTCTATTCCAACAGGACCGACTTCATCCGGACGGCCATCCGCAACCAGCTCGAACGGCATGGGGACGTCGTCAAGCAGTCCACGGCCCGGAAGAGTCTGGACCTAGGGCTGCGAAACTACACGCGCCAGGATCTCGAAGCGGCCCAGCGAGCTGGCGAGATGCTGCACATCAACGTTCTCGGCCTGGCGACCATCGACCATGACGTCACGCCTGATTTAGCCCGCGCCACCATTGCTTCCGTCTCGGTGCTTGGAGCCCTGCATGCCACTCCCGCGGTCAAGGCCGCTCTCGCCGACAGAACGAGGTGA
- a CDS encoding carbohydrate porin has product MSVRGLALAILLAGLLEGSHAFAQEDKKTDDDKPADPDTGESTVEEKTLGLLPNPLQKYGIKFAATYIGETLGNVSGGLKQGAIYEGRLNLAVDVDLQKLAGIDKLTFHANMFQIHGDGLSRNYLGNFFVVSGIEALPSTRLYEAYFEKQWGDKKVSLKFGQLAADSEFFNTKYTDVFTNASMGWPAITSLDLPSGGPSPPLAAMGSRLLVNITDQLTVLGGIFDGNQAGPGPGDPQERNRYGVNFRINDPPLLLGQIQYAWNNKKGDPNLTGQVKFGGWRHFGQFSDLQLASNGVSLSAPTSSGTPLMLGGDIGGWAVFEQQLYRVPKSDDRGIGIFARVSGAPADRNLIDLYADTGLEFIGLSDKRPDDKIGIAAGYAHVSKRAQALYFDYRALAGPAWPVRSFEGLLTAVYQYQLRDGWTLQPNFQYIIRPGGGATDPTGPMPGRALKNAAIFGLRTTLKF; this is encoded by the coding sequence ATGTCCGTTAGAGGCCTGGCGCTGGCGATCCTTCTGGCGGGTCTTCTCGAAGGCTCCCACGCATTCGCGCAGGAGGACAAGAAGACCGATGACGACAAGCCCGCCGATCCCGACACCGGCGAGAGCACCGTCGAGGAGAAGACGCTCGGGCTTCTGCCAAACCCACTCCAAAAGTACGGGATCAAGTTCGCCGCGACCTACATCGGTGAGACGCTGGGGAATGTCTCCGGCGGACTAAAGCAGGGAGCGATCTACGAAGGCCGGCTGAATCTCGCGGTCGACGTCGACCTGCAGAAGCTTGCCGGCATCGACAAGCTCACCTTCCACGCCAACATGTTCCAGATCCACGGCGACGGACTGTCGCGCAATTATCTCGGCAATTTCTTCGTCGTCAGCGGCATCGAAGCGTTGCCCTCGACTCGCCTCTACGAGGCCTACTTTGAAAAGCAGTGGGGCGACAAGAAGGTCTCTCTGAAGTTCGGACAGCTCGCCGCCGACAGCGAGTTCTTCAATACGAAATACACCGACGTCTTCACGAACGCGTCGATGGGCTGGCCGGCGATCACGTCGCTCGACCTGCCCAGCGGCGGTCCGTCGCCGCCATTGGCCGCGATGGGCAGCCGGCTGCTAGTCAACATCACCGATCAGCTCACGGTCCTTGGAGGCATCTTCGACGGCAACCAGGCAGGCCCGGGCCCAGGCGACCCGCAAGAACGTAACCGATATGGCGTCAACTTCCGGATCAACGATCCCCCTCTGCTGCTAGGGCAGATCCAGTACGCCTGGAACAACAAGAAAGGCGATCCCAATCTGACCGGCCAGGTCAAGTTCGGCGGATGGCGTCACTTCGGGCAATTCTCCGATCTTCAACTCGCAAGCAACGGCGTCTCGCTTTCGGCGCCGACCAGCAGCGGCACTCCACTCATGTTAGGGGGCGACATCGGCGGCTGGGCGGTCTTCGAGCAGCAGCTTTATCGCGTGCCCAAAAGCGATGACCGCGGAATCGGCATTTTCGCTCGCGTCTCCGGCGCTCCGGCCGACCGCAACCTGATCGATCTCTACGCCGACACCGGGCTCGAATTTATCGGCCTAAGCGACAAACGGCCGGACGACAAGATCGGGATCGCGGCCGGCTACGCGCACGTCTCGAAGCGAGCCCAGGCGCTTTACTTTGACTATCGCGCACTCGCCGGTCCGGCGTGGCCGGTGCGCAGCTTCGAAGGACTCCTCACGGCGGTATATCAGTATCAGCTGCGGGACGGCTGGACCCTCCAGCCCAATTTCCAATACATCATCCGGCCGGGCGGCGGAGCGACGGACCCGACGGGCCCGATGCCGGGTCGAGCGCTGAAGAACGCAGCAATCTTTGGCCTGCGCACGACGTTGAAATTCTAG
- a CDS encoding sensor histidine kinase, which translates to MEAFLHRLFTARSDFPIWVRYTLTLGLVGIAFFARVMLDDHLRSYPVLLFIPAIFLSSVLFDRGSGIVATAAGAALAAAYFIPGPPSSAAIPLVLFVLTGICIAAVTELLRHTLQKLVEAKRYSEVLLQELAHRTRNDLATIVSVLRLQARSATDPAVQAAIASAVSRVDVVAKVHDRLRDTADSNRIDLAAYIEALCGSLADFHRGVRTISIGVQCENIEVRSSQAASIGLIVNELVTNCFKYAFPEGRRGAVQVDVRAKDNRILVTVEDNGVGCPVEVKSGLGTRLISLLASQMKGVVTRRPLSEGCEVQVSLARDA; encoded by the coding sequence ATGGAAGCCTTTCTGCACCGCCTCTTCACGGCCAGGTCGGACTTTCCGATCTGGGTGCGCTACACCTTGACGCTCGGCCTGGTCGGCATCGCGTTCTTCGCCCGGGTGATGCTGGACGATCACCTGCGCTCCTACCCCGTTCTGCTCTTCATCCCGGCCATCTTCCTGTCTTCCGTCCTCTTCGACCGAGGCAGTGGTATCGTGGCCACCGCGGCAGGGGCCGCGCTTGCTGCCGCCTACTTCATCCCGGGACCCCCATCATCCGCTGCGATCCCGCTCGTCTTGTTCGTCTTGACCGGCATCTGCATCGCAGCCGTCACCGAGCTCCTGCGGCACACTCTGCAGAAGCTTGTCGAAGCCAAACGATATTCGGAAGTTCTGCTGCAGGAGCTCGCGCATAGAACGCGGAACGACCTCGCCACCATAGTCTCCGTCCTTAGGCTTCAGGCCCGCTCGGCGACCGACCCTGCGGTCCAGGCGGCGATTGCCTCAGCGGTGAGCCGGGTGGACGTGGTCGCCAAGGTCCACGACCGTTTGCGCGATACTGCAGACAGCAACCGCATCGACCTCGCAGCGTACATCGAAGCACTATGCGGAAGCCTCGCCGATTTTCATCGTGGCGTACGCACGATCTCGATCGGTGTACAGTGCGAGAACATCGAGGTGAGGAGCTCGCAGGCGGCGTCGATCGGGCTGATCGTAAACGAACTGGTGACGAACTGCTTCAAGTACGCCTTCCCCGAGGGTCGCCGCGGCGCGGTGCAGGTGGACGTGCGCGCCAAGGACAACCGCATCCTCGTGACCGTAGAGGACAACGGCGTCGGCTGTCCGGTCGAAGTTAAGAGCGGGCTCGGCACGCGCTTGATCAGCCTGCTGGCGTCCCAGATGAAGGGGGTCGTGACGAGAAGGCCTCTTTCGGAAGGCTGCGAGGTGCAGGTTTCACTCGCGCGTGACGCATGA
- a CDS encoding DUF3606 domain-containing protein: MTFTKRVQPDRNKIEMNDDYAVKYWTHELGITRSRLQHLVEKVGNSAAAVRKELSR, translated from the coding sequence ATGACCTTCACCAAGCGCGTTCAGCCCGACCGCAACAAGATCGAAATGAACGACGATTACGCAGTCAAGTACTGGACCCATGAGCTCGGCATAACCAGAAGCAGACTACAACACCTTGTTGAAAAGGTCGGCAATTCTGCTGCAGCAGTCCGCAAGGAATTGTCGAGGTAG
- a CDS encoding Nramp family divalent metal transporter translates to MKAGASKKPIENEDQDSFLQRLGPGLITGASDDDPSGIGTYSQAGAQLGFGIGWTMLITYPLMAAIQEISGRIGRVTGHGIAGNVCRNFPAPVIWSMIVLLFVANTINVAADLGAMGDALKLLIGGPGTLYVAIFGAVSVIAQIFFNYERYVSILKRLTLVLLAYVIALFLAKVPWGDALKGLLVPKIEWSGPFLTTLVAILGTTISPYLFVWQSSQEAEEQRIDPEKKPLKQEPQKEEEEIKRIRIDTLVGMAVSNVIAVAIIMTTAATLHASGKTDIESSAQAAEALRPVAGALAELIFALGIIGTGLLAIPVLAGSTAYAIGEGRKWPVGLSRKPKEAAAFYSVLALSVALGVGLNFTALDPIKALYWSAVINGVLAAPIMTVMMLLVRRKSVMGDLVVSGPVYWLGWIATIAMFLCIVGMAFTIWS, encoded by the coding sequence ATGAAGGCGGGTGCGAGCAAAAAGCCGATCGAGAATGAAGATCAGGACAGCTTTTTGCAACGGCTGGGACCGGGCCTCATCACGGGCGCTTCCGACGACGATCCCTCCGGCATCGGCACCTACAGCCAGGCGGGCGCCCAGCTCGGATTCGGCATCGGCTGGACGATGCTGATCACCTATCCTTTGATGGCTGCGATTCAGGAGATCTCGGGACGCATAGGTCGGGTAACGGGCCACGGCATCGCCGGAAATGTCTGCCGCAATTTTCCCGCTCCTGTTATCTGGTCCATGATCGTGCTGCTGTTCGTCGCCAATACCATCAACGTCGCGGCCGACCTTGGGGCGATGGGAGATGCGCTCAAGCTTCTGATCGGCGGCCCGGGAACGCTTTATGTCGCAATCTTCGGTGCCGTCTCCGTGATCGCGCAAATCTTTTTCAACTATGAGCGCTACGTCTCCATCCTGAAGCGGCTGACGCTAGTACTACTCGCCTACGTGATCGCGCTTTTTCTCGCAAAGGTGCCGTGGGGCGACGCTCTGAAAGGACTGCTCGTTCCGAAGATCGAATGGAGCGGACCTTTTCTGACGACCTTGGTCGCGATCCTCGGGACGACGATCTCGCCCTATCTGTTCGTCTGGCAGTCCTCTCAGGAAGCGGAGGAGCAGCGGATTGATCCCGAGAAGAAACCGCTCAAGCAGGAGCCGCAGAAGGAGGAAGAGGAAATCAAGCGAATCCGGATCGATACGCTCGTCGGCATGGCGGTCTCGAACGTCATAGCCGTTGCGATCATCATGACAACCGCCGCGACGTTGCACGCATCGGGAAAAACCGACATCGAATCGTCCGCCCAGGCCGCGGAAGCATTGAGGCCCGTCGCGGGTGCGCTGGCCGAGCTGATCTTCGCCCTCGGCATCATCGGAACTGGCCTGCTTGCGATCCCAGTCCTGGCCGGCTCGACCGCCTACGCGATCGGAGAGGGACGCAAATGGCCTGTCGGATTGTCGCGCAAGCCGAAGGAGGCCGCAGCGTTCTACAGCGTGCTCGCACTATCGGTCGCGCTCGGTGTCGGGCTCAACTTCACGGCACTAGATCCGATCAAGGCGCTCTATTGGAGCGCGGTCATCAACGGTGTGCTCGCTGCGCCGATCATGACCGTCATGATGCTGCTGGTGCGGCGGAAATCGGTCATGGGCGATTTGGTAGTTTCGGGACCTGTCTATTGGCTTGGATGGATCGCGACCATCGCAATGTTTTTGTGCATCGTCGGTATGGCTTTTACTATATGGAGCTAA
- a CDS encoding YidB family protein, whose protein sequence is MSRGMPSMTALLGMLAIAGYQNRDKLTEMFRNATSGQPAAGNKDSLSGMLGNLGGLGGGGGVGSLLNGGIGELLEHFKQNGQGDAAQSWVDHGPNREVTPTELKQAIGPDVLQKLEQQTGLSQQEILDRLSRELPTAVDKYTPDGRLPSSSAG, encoded by the coding sequence ATGAGCCGCGGAATGCCATCGATGACTGCCCTCTTGGGCATGCTCGCTATCGCCGGGTACCAGAATCGAGACAAGCTGACGGAGATGTTTCGCAACGCGACCTCCGGGCAGCCGGCGGCAGGCAACAAGGACTCGCTAAGCGGCATGCTCGGCAACTTGGGCGGCCTCGGCGGCGGCGGTGGCGTGGGTTCGCTGCTCAACGGCGGGATCGGCGAACTTCTCGAGCACTTCAAACAGAACGGTCAGGGTGACGCCGCGCAGTCCTGGGTCGATCACGGGCCGAACCGGGAGGTCACGCCGACTGAACTTAAGCAGGCGATCGGTCCGGATGTCCTGCAGAAGCTAGAACAGCAGACCGGACTGTCGCAGCAGGAGATACTTGACCGCTTGTCCCGCGAGCTGCCGACAGCCGTGGACAAATACACGCCCGACGGACGGCTTCCTTCTTCGTCGGCTGGCTAA
- a CDS encoding DUF2934 domain-containing protein, translated as MKQLRKLEHQRDLSTRAAAYLHDVDWVRELRINLFRRYWHHQISDRAYELWEQAGHPTGRDLEFWLEAEREIGTGTNAVI; from the coding sequence GTGAAACAACTGAGGAAGTTAGAGCACCAAAGAGATCTGTCTACTCGGGCAGCCGCCTACCTCCACGATGTAGATTGGGTGCGGGAACTAAGGATCAACCTGTTTCGTCGCTATTGGCATCATCAAATCAGTGACCGCGCTTATGAGCTGTGGGAGCAGGCCGGGCACCCCACGGGGCGCGATCTTGAATTCTGGCTTGAGGCGGAGCGGGAGATCGGGACAGGCACGAACGCGGTGATCTGA
- a CDS encoding DUF1236 domain-containing protein translates to MAQSTVVTTTGTGHAAAVQIEPEYRTKIRTYVTEHKVRPVETREKIVVGQPVPREVELEAVPADWGPSLTKYRYVYSGERVMLVDPSTRTVVQEID, encoded by the coding sequence ATGGCGCAGTCTACCGTCGTCACCACCACCGGCACGGGACATGCCGCCGCCGTACAGATCGAGCCCGAATACCGCACGAAGATCCGCACCTACGTCACCGAGCACAAGGTCCGTCCAGTGGAGACCCGCGAGAAGATCGTCGTCGGCCAGCCAGTGCCGCGCGAAGTCGAGCTCGAGGCGGTGCCCGCCGACTGGGGTCCATCGCTCACCAAGTACCGCTATGTCTACTCGGGCGAGCGCGTGATGCTGGTCGATCCGTCGACCCGCACGGTAGTCCAGGAGATCGACTAA
- a CDS encoding DNA polymerase/3'-5' exonuclease PolX — protein sequence MPSLDARGVASLLREYAQRTALRGGNPYRAKAYSRAADSLAALAVPLGVLVAEDRLTEIPGVADAIADIITKLHKTGSHPSLEKLRKEIPEGVLEMLAVPGLRPEKVLRLYKDLGIGSLSELEAAAKDDRIKKAKGLGAALQTKILQNLAIAKSGEGRLHLNRAAALLAHAKDSIRKARPELKRVTVAGDFRRGCELVGDLAIVAEAPGAAKAPNPSPADGLQIRLSDRKHFGATLLFATGSAAHIEQLQALAVEKGMQLESDGVHKGRTLVAGEEADIYRALSLPFIDPELREGRGEVELALKGKLPKLVTDEDLRGILHCHTDASDGTETLERMAKATRQRGYEYFGVADHSKSAHYAGGLSVEAIAQQHREADRLNKRFGKDFRILKGIESDILADGSLDYDDDVLESFDFVVASIHGRFKLDRKAQTQRLLRAVSNPHTTIIGHMTGRQLQRRPGYEIDIEKVLRACAKHDVAVEINAHPWRLDLDWRWHQAALEFGCTMSINPDAHSIPELDHMHWGVVMARKGGVPADRVLNAMTLPEVTRYLRQKRRSLARAA from the coding sequence ATGCCTTCGCTCGACGCGCGCGGTGTGGCAAGTCTCCTGCGAGAGTACGCGCAGCGCACCGCCTTGCGAGGCGGCAATCCCTACCGGGCGAAAGCTTATTCGAGAGCGGCCGACAGCCTGGCGGCCCTTGCCGTTCCCCTGGGCGTCCTCGTCGCCGAAGACCGGCTTACGGAGATTCCGGGGGTCGCCGACGCGATAGCCGACATCATCACCAAACTTCATAAGACGGGCAGTCATCCCAGCCTCGAAAAGCTGCGGAAGGAGATCCCCGAGGGCGTGCTCGAGATGCTCGCCGTGCCCGGCCTTCGTCCGGAGAAGGTGCTGCGCCTATACAAGGATCTCGGCATCGGCTCGCTCTCGGAGTTGGAGGCCGCCGCCAAGGACGATCGCATCAAGAAGGCGAAAGGACTCGGCGCCGCGCTGCAGACCAAGATCCTGCAGAACCTCGCAATCGCGAAAAGCGGAGAAGGGCGCCTCCACCTGAATCGTGCCGCCGCCCTGCTCGCGCATGCGAAGGACTCGATCCGCAAGGCTCGCCCGGAACTCAAGCGCGTAACGGTCGCCGGCGATTTCCGCCGAGGCTGCGAGCTCGTCGGTGATCTCGCCATCGTTGCGGAAGCTCCTGGGGCCGCCAAGGCACCGAATCCATCACCCGCCGACGGACTGCAGATTCGGCTGTCCGACCGCAAACATTTCGGCGCTACGCTTCTCTTCGCCACCGGCTCCGCTGCTCACATCGAGCAGCTCCAAGCCTTGGCCGTTGAGAAGGGCATGCAGTTGGAGTCCGACGGCGTGCACAAGGGCCGCACACTGGTCGCCGGCGAGGAGGCCGATATCTACCGCGCTCTCAGTCTGCCCTTCATCGATCCCGAGCTCCGGGAGGGGCGCGGCGAGGTCGAGCTGGCTCTGAAGGGCAAGTTGCCGAAGCTCGTCACCGACGAGGACCTGCGCGGAATCCTGCACTGCCACACCGATGCCTCCGATGGGACAGAGACCCTGGAGAGGATGGCGAAGGCGACGCGCCAGCGCGGGTACGAGTATTTCGGGGTCGCGGACCACTCAAAGTCTGCGCACTACGCCGGCGGTCTCTCCGTTGAGGCGATCGCGCAGCAGCATCGGGAAGCCGATCGACTGAACAAGCGCTTCGGCAAGGACTTCCGGATCCTCAAGGGTATCGAGTCCGACATCCTGGCGGACGGGTCACTCGACTATGACGACGACGTTCTGGAGAGCTTCGATTTTGTGGTCGCCAGCATCCATGGGCGCTTCAAGCTGGATCGCAAGGCGCAGACGCAGCGCCTGCTTCGGGCCGTTTCCAATCCTCACACCACCATCATCGGCCATATGACCGGGCGACAGCTCCAGCGGCGGCCGGGCTATGAGATCGACATCGAGAAGGTGCTTCGGGCCTGTGCGAAGCATGACGTCGCCGTCGAAATCAACGCACATCCCTGGCGGCTCGACCTGGACTGGCGCTGGCATCAGGCGGCGCTCGAGTTCGGTTGCACGATGAGCATTAATCCGGACGCGCACTCGATCCCTGAACTCGACCACATGCATTGGGGAGTCGTGATGGCCCGCAAGGGCGGCGTCCCTGCCGACCGGGTCCTGAACGCGATGACGCTGCCCGAGGTCACGCGCTACCTCCGCCAGAAGCGGCGTTCGCTCGCCCGCGCCGCCTGA
- a CDS encoding nuclear transport factor 2 family protein, giving the protein MSFGPMAAAVDWLDAYRSGDIETLLEMYAEDAAVYCDCHELIITGRENLRGYWAIHLQKHPAAELDNLQLSHGGAIISYVSRENVVQAVLDFNDAGKIRTLSCRPTRQASSGSCQGGVC; this is encoded by the coding sequence ATGTCTTTTGGCCCGATGGCCGCCGCCGTCGACTGGCTCGATGCCTACCGTTCCGGCGACATAGAAACGCTACTCGAAATGTACGCAGAAGATGCCGCTGTCTACTGCGATTGCCACGAATTGATTATTACCGGCAGAGAAAACCTGCGTGGCTACTGGGCTATCCATCTGCAGAAACACCCAGCTGCTGAGCTGGACAATCTTCAGCTCTCGCACGGTGGCGCAATCATCTCGTACGTCAGCCGGGAAAACGTAGTGCAGGCGGTCTTGGACTTTAATGATGCCGGGAAAATCAGGACACTGAGCTGCAGGCCGACACGTCAGGCCTCGTCCGGCTCCTGCCAAGGCGGAGTCTGCTAA
- a CDS encoding AI-2E family transporter translates to MAATAKGGPKRLHSAASPAEQKPLPLGAGARMKARIVLALLLVVLGLWTAASFMPALIWAAIMAVALWPLYLAFATRVSGGPSGLAAFLFTVLVALILVTPIALAVYEVAQQSNLLADWLKRARESGIGVPDWIARLPIAAESMEQWWRANLSDPQAAAEWLKSVNADNVSELFRTLGGQLIHRLFLLFFSLLALFALLRGGRSVASRFLETCDRLFGDAGEGLVEKMIDATRATVNGTVLVALGEGLAIGIGYFVAGVPNALIFVIFTTAFAMIPFGAWVAFTVAAIVTTSEGGSGIAAAAVFLWGSIVMFAGDHFIWPTLVSGSARLPFLLAFVGIFGGLAAFGLIGLFVGPVIMAALLAMWREWIFRPTPEA, encoded by the coding sequence ATGGCCGCCACAGCCAAGGGGGGACCGAAGAGACTTCATTCGGCAGCCTCGCCGGCCGAACAAAAGCCGCTCCCTCTGGGGGCGGGGGCCCGCATGAAGGCTAGAATTGTCCTGGCACTATTGTTGGTCGTCCTTGGACTTTGGACTGCCGCGAGCTTCATGCCTGCCCTCATATGGGCCGCAATTATGGCAGTCGCCCTGTGGCCTCTTTATCTGGCATTCGCCACACGCGTCTCGGGTGGTCCGTCCGGCTTGGCAGCGTTCCTCTTCACCGTCCTCGTCGCGCTGATCCTGGTGACGCCGATTGCACTTGCCGTGTACGAGGTCGCGCAACAAAGCAACTTGCTTGCCGATTGGCTGAAGAGAGCACGCGAGAGCGGCATCGGGGTGCCCGACTGGATCGCCCGCCTGCCGATCGCCGCCGAGAGCATGGAGCAATGGTGGCGGGCTAATCTTTCGGATCCGCAGGCAGCCGCGGAATGGCTGAAGTCGGTGAATGCGGACAACGTATCCGAGCTCTTTCGAACGTTGGGCGGTCAGCTGATACACCGGCTGTTCCTCTTGTTTTTCTCGTTGCTTGCTTTGTTCGCTTTACTTCGCGGCGGTCGCTCAGTTGCGAGCCGCTTCCTCGAGACTTGCGATAGGCTCTTCGGCGATGCGGGAGAAGGTCTGGTCGAGAAGATGATTGATGCGACCCGTGCGACCGTGAACGGTACGGTACTGGTAGCGCTTGGCGAAGGATTGGCGATCGGCATCGGCTATTTCGTCGCGGGGGTGCCCAACGCGCTGATCTTCGTCATTTTTACGACGGCCTTTGCGATGATCCCGTTCGGCGCCTGGGTGGCATTCACCGTCGCAGCCATCGTCACGACATCGGAGGGTGGAAGCGGGATCGCTGCGGCGGCGGTTTTCTTGTGGGGCTCAATCGTCATGTTTGCCGGCGACCATTTCATCTGGCCGACGCTGGTGAGCGGCTCAGCAAGGCTCCCATTCCTGCTCGCGTTCGTCGGAATTTTCGGCGGCTTGGCCGCATTCGGCCTTATTGGCCTCTTTGTGGGCCCAGTCATCATGGCCGCGCTATTGGCGATGTGGCGCGAGTGGATTTTCCGGCCTACTCCTGAGGCATGA
- a CDS encoding DUF6894 family protein: MVRVDLEPSPIMERALTCQHCWRMPRYFFHVTHKRYEPDLEGEELPDKHAAWHEATVTAGKILQGLDGKLTPDQGWRMEVTDEFQNTLYVLHIKAEKPK, translated from the coding sequence ATGGTCCGGGTTGATCTTGAGCCGTCGCCTATTATGGAACGTGCACTCACTTGTCAGCATTGCTGGCGTATGCCGCGCTATTTCTTCCACGTGACCCACAAACGCTACGAACCTGACCTTGAAGGCGAGGAATTGCCGGACAAGCACGCCGCTTGGCATGAGGCCACAGTGACGGCTGGCAAGATACTCCAAGGCCTCGACGGGAAGCTAACGCCGGACCAGGGATGGAGGATGGAAGTCACGGACGAATTTCAAAATACGCTCTACGTCTTGCACATCAAAGCCGAAAAGCCAAAGTAA
- a CDS encoding MOSC domain-containing protein translates to MSHAHDLSLQGKAVAVAADRGHHFSKPIQDRIVLMEGHGVEGDAHAGPFVRHRYLAARRPRLPNLRQVHLISFELFASLSEAGFEVGAGELGENITTASLDLERMPLGTLIELGPTAIIELTGLRTPCVLIDRFRPGLKRQVLSSAERGPPFKCGVLGVVRVSGPVAAGDTARVRLPSSFRALPAL, encoded by the coding sequence ATGTCGCACGCGCACGACCTTTCGCTCCAGGGAAAGGCGGTGGCGGTTGCCGCTGATCGCGGGCACCACTTCAGCAAACCGATCCAGGACCGCATAGTCCTGATGGAAGGCCACGGCGTGGAAGGCGACGCCCACGCTGGCCCCTTCGTCCGGCACCGCTATCTTGCGGCCCGCCGACCCCGACTACCCAACCTCCGCCAGGTCCACCTGATCTCCTTCGAGCTCTTCGCATCCCTCTCCGAGGCTGGTTTCGAGGTCGGAGCCGGGGAGCTCGGCGAGAACATCACCACCGCGAGCCTGGACCTCGAGCGGATGCCGCTCGGGACGCTCATCGAGCTCGGCCCCACGGCCATCATCGAACTGACCGGCCTCCGGACGCCATGTGTCCTCATCGACCGCTTTCGGCCCGGCCTCAAACGACAGGTGCTCTCGTCGGCAGAAAGGGGCCCTCCATTCAAATGTGGGGTGCTGGGCGTGGTGCGGGTCAGCGGACCGGTGGCGGCCGGCGACACCGCGCGGGTTCGGCTCCCGTCCTCATTTCGCGCCTTGCCGGCTCTATAA
- a CDS encoding phage holin family protein — MSIKHDIETGKSDLHNISGLVGDAMAQVAKLFQNEVDLAKAELAEKVQKLGGALGLLVGGAVLVIPAIVMALFALSSALISAGWSSALAYLTSAIAAAAISGTLFAVGIKRLDARTLTPRETIRQLEKDKDTVKGMVR, encoded by the coding sequence ATGAGCATCAAGCACGATATCGAAACTGGGAAAAGCGATCTTCACAATATCTCGGGCCTTGTCGGCGACGCTATGGCTCAGGTCGCGAAGCTTTTCCAGAATGAGGTCGATCTGGCGAAAGCCGAACTTGCCGAAAAGGTACAAAAGCTCGGCGGAGCGTTGGGACTTCTGGTCGGCGGCGCGGTTCTCGTCATCCCCGCCATCGTGATGGCGCTGTTCGCGCTGTCATCAGCGTTGATCAGCGCAGGGTGGTCGTCAGCATTGGCTTACCTCACATCGGCGATCGCCGCCGCCGCCATTTCTGGCACTTTGTTTGCCGTGGGCATCAAGCGGTTGGACGCACGAACCCTCACCCCGCGGGAAACAATCCGGCAGCTTGAAAAGGACAAAGATACTGTGAAGGGAATGGTGCGATGA
- a CDS encoding PepSY domain-containing protein — MNKKLLLLLTAASLLTGPSFAQNPQATDRPNNNAVNSSGQNNSDKPVSGANSFTEGQAKSKIEQAGYTDVTGLKKDDNGVWRGKASKGGASTNVSLDFQGNVNAAK, encoded by the coding sequence ATGAACAAGAAACTTCTTCTGCTGCTGACGGCCGCTTCGCTTCTGACGGGTCCGTCGTTCGCGCAAAATCCGCAGGCGACCGACCGCCCAAACAACAACGCGGTCAACAGTTCCGGCCAGAACAATTCCGACAAACCGGTTTCGGGGGCCAACAGCTTCACCGAGGGCCAGGCCAAATCGAAGATCGAGCAGGCGGGTTACACCGATGTCACGGGCCTGAAGAAGGACGACAACGGCGTGTGGCGCGGCAAGGCCAGCAAGGGCGGCGCATCGACCAACGTCAGCCTTGACTTCCAGGGCAACGTCAACGCGGCGAAGTAA